The Pseudomonas benzenivorans region GGCCGCCTGGCGCCTGCAGGTCCGGGGGCGCGGCGAGGCGCCGGCGCGGCTGGACGGGCTCGGCTTGCCCCTGGCCCCGGTGCTGCTGGTATGGGGCGTGGCCTGGCTGGGCCTGGCGCTGGCCGGCGAGCTGCTGCGTTTCGTCGAGGGCAGCGGCTTGCAGAGTGCGGCCCTGTTACTGGCGGCGGCGCTGAGCGCGTTGCTGGCCGGGATGTTGGCGCAGCGCCGGCAGTGGCCGGAGCTGGCACTGCTCGGCGGCCTGCTGCTGCCGGTGGCGGCGGTGGTGCTGCTGCAGGCCTGGCACTGGCGCTATCAGCCCTCGGCGCATTTCGGCTGGCTGGCCTGGCCGGCGCTGTTCGCCGCGCACTTCTGGCTGCTGCGCCGCCTGGCCCCGCTGTTGCCGGCCGGTGCCCGCAGCGCCAGCCATGTGCTCGGCTGCTGGCTGCTGCTGGCGGTCATCGCCCTGGAGTTGCGCTACCGCTTCCTCGCCCTGGCCGAGCACTACAACGCCTGGCGCTGGCTCGGCTGGGCGTTGCTGCCCAGCGCCTACCTCTGGCTGATGGCGCGGCCACGCCGCCGGCCTTGGCCGCTGGCGGATTACCCGCGCGAGTATCGGGTGCTGGCGGCGCTGCCGTTGGCCCTGCTGATGCTCGCCTGGTTCTGGTTGGCCAACGTCCTCAGCGCCGGTGAGGCTGCGCCGCTGCCCTACCTGCCGCTGCTCAATCCGCTGGAACTGGGGCTGCTGCTGAGCCTCGCCGCGCTCTATGCCTGGGCGTCGATGAGCCTGCCAGAGCTGGGCCTGACGGCGGCGCGCAGTCGCCTGCTGCTCAAGCTGCTGGTCGGCGCCTCGCTGTTCGCCCTGTTCACCGCCCTGGTGATGCGCACGGCTCACCACTGGGGCGGTGTGCCCTATCGCCTGCAGCCCCTGCTCGACTCGATGCTGGTGCAGGCCGGGCTGTCCATCGTCTGGACCCTGATCGCCCTGCCGCTGATGGTCTTCGGTCATCTGCGCCGGCGCCGCGAGCTGTGGCTGGTCGGCGCGGCGCTGATCGCCGTGGTGGTGGCCAAGCTGTTCTTCGTCGAGCTGGGCAATCGCGGCGGGCTGGAGCGCATCGTGTCCTTTATCGGGGTTGGCGTGCTGCTGCTGGTGGTCGGCTACTTCGCCCCCTTGCCGCCTGCCCGGCAGGATCGGGTGCGGCCTCTGGAAGAGGAGCGGGTATGAGGATGAGACAAGATCGTGGGCGCGCCTGGCTGCTGCTCTGTGGGCTGCTGTGCGGTTTCGCCGGCCAGGCCACGGAACGGCCCGCCGACTACGCCTGGCAGCTGCCGCTGAGCTTGACCGGCGAGGGGCCCTGGTACCGCCTGGAGCTGCCCATGGCCGCCCATCTTGCCGCCCGCCACGCCGACCTGCGCGACCTGCGGGTGTTCAACGGCGAGGGCGAGGCGCTGGCCTATGCCCTGGTGCGCAGCCCGGCGCAGGAAACCCTGCATGAGCACGAGGTGCGCTGGTTCGCGCTGTACGACGAGGCCGAGGACCTGGCCGACTCGCCGGGACTGCGGGTGCGGCGCAGCGCCAGCGGCACGCTGATCGAGCTGCTCGAGACGCAGCTGGTGGCGCAGCCGGCCGCCTTGCGCGGCTGGCTGCTCGACGCCAGCGCCGTCGAGCAGCCGCTGGCACGCCTGCGGCTGGACTGGAGCAGCGAGCAGGAGGGCTTTCAGCACTTTCGTATCGAGGCCAGCGACGACCTGCGCACCTGGCGCCCCTGGGGGCAGGGCCAGCTGGCACGCCTGTCGTTCGCCGACGAGCGCATCGAGCAGCGCCAGGTCGAGCTGCCGGGGCGCCGGGCGCGCTACCTACGGCTGCTGTGGCAGAGCCCGCGGCAGGCGCCGCAGCTGACCGCCGCACGGCTGTTCAGTCGGCCCCGCGACAGCCTGTCGCTGCCCCTGGTGTGGTCCGAACCCTTGCCGGCGCAGCGTGCCGCGGGCGGTGCCTACCAGTGGCAGTTGCCGCTGGCGCTGCCGCTAGAGCGGATCAGGATCGAACTGGGGCCGGACAACAGCCTGGCCCCGGTGCGGGTCAGCGGCCGGGGCGGCGGGCAGGGGCGCTGGCGTCCGCTGGGCAGCGGCCTGCTCTACCGCGTGACGGAGCCGGGAGGCGAGCTGCGCCAGGACGAGCTGGCCCTGGCCGGTGCCGCCGTGCAGCAGCTGCGCCTGGAGGTGGACGAGCGTGGTGGCGGCCTGGGAGGCGCGCCGTATCTGCGGCTCGGCCTGCGCGCCACCGTCCTGGTATTCCTGCAGCGGGGTAGCCCACCCTATCGCCTGGTTCTGGGCAATCCAGATGCGGCATCGGCGGCCTTGTCGCCCCATAGCCTGATCCCGGGCTTTAGCCCGGAGCGCCTGGAGCGGCTCGACACGGCCGAGCTCGAGCCGGGCGCCGCGCTGCAGGCCACTGCGCCCGAGGGCGGCGCGCCGGCCTGGCGGCGCTGGGGGCTGTGGGCGCTGTTGCTGCTGGGCGTGGGCTTGCTGGCGCTGATGGCCGTCAGCCTGTTGCGGCGGACGCGTACGCCCGAGTCTGGGGCGTGAACGAGATAAAACCATAGCCTTGGCATGGAATTGCAGTATCGTGAGTGCCGGATATTGGTTGAGTGCTAGGTCAGGAAGGCCTTTTGTTCATTTCGATCCTCTTCTCAGTCCCTTCGGTGCTTAGGCCGCTGTACCGCCACGACGGTTTCGCGGTCGTCGGGCGCCCGGGGAGCGAACGGTGAACGGCCAGCTCACCGCCGCCTGGCTGCTCAGCGGTCCGGTGCTGTTCACCGCGCTGCTGTGCTGCGGGGTGTTGCTGCTGGCCCACTGGCTCCTGCGTCAGCGGAGTTTCCCCGGGCGCGAAAGCTTTATCGTGCTGCATGTCGCCAGCCTCTGGTGGCTGCTCGCGGCCGGCCTGGAGATGGCCGTGCAGGATGCCGACAGCAAGGTGTTCTGGGCCAGCATGGCCTGGCCGGGCATCGTCCTGACGCCGACCTTCTGGGCGGTGTTCCTCTGGCAGTACGTCAACAGCGTGCGGCGGCCGTTGCCCAGGCGGGCGGTGCTGGCCCTGACCCTGGTGCCCGGGCTCATCTGGGCGATGGCCCTGAGCAATCCCTGGCACGGGTTGTTCTACGGGGCGGGTACGGCTCCGCTGTCGGCGCAGGCGGGGGCGCCGATCCGCTACCAGCACGGTCCGCTGTTCTACCTGGCGGCGGCCTACGTGTACCTGTTCATGGCCTTCTGCATGGGCGTGGTAATCCGCGCGGCGGCCCTCAGCAAGGGGGTCTACCGTCGTCATTACCTGGCCTTCGTGCTGGTCACTGCGCTGCCCTGGTTGGCCAACCTCGGCTATGTCGGCTTCGGCTGGATGCTGTTCGGTTTCGACCCCACCCCCTTCACGTTCACCTTCACCCTGGTGGCCTTCGCCTGGCTGATCATCGGCGTGCGTCTGTTCGATCTGCTGCCGGTGGCCCGTCATCTGCTGCTCGAGGCCCTGCTCGACCCGGTGCTGGTGGTCGACCCGCACCGCCGGGTGGTCGAGGCCAATCCGGCGGCGCTCAAGCTGGCCGGCCTGGGGGAGGGCTGGCAGGGACGCAGGCTGCTCGATTGGCCGGTGTTCGGTGCAGAGCTGCAGTGCCTGCTGGTCGAGCAGGGGGGCGAGCAGGAGAATCGCCTGCTGACCCTGAGCGACCCGGCGCGTTACTTCGAGGTGCGGGTGCGTACCATCGAGCGGGTCACCCACAGCGGCACCTTCGATATCGGTCGCATGCTCTACCTGCGCGATGTCACCCAGCGCCACCTCGGCGAGCTCGAGCTGGCCGAGGCCCTGGCGCTCAGCGAGGAGCGCCTGCGCACCATTTCCAGCCTGCACGAGCAGCTGCAGGCCCAGGCGTTGCGCGACCCGCTGACCGGGCTGTACAACCGCCGCTACCTGGACGAGTTCTTCGCCCGCGAATTGGCCCGGGCCCGGCGCGATGGCACGCCGTTGGCCCTGGCGTTGATCGACCTGGATCACTTCAAGCAGCTCAACGACGCCTACGGCCATTTGGAGGGCGACGACGTGCTCAAGGCCGTGGCTCAGTACCTGTGCAGCAATACCCGTGGTTCCGATGCGGTGTTCCGCTTCGGCGGCGAGGAGTTCCTGCTGATCCTGCCCGGCGCCGATGTGCAGGAGGCCCGCCAGCGCCTGGAGGGGCTCTGCCAGGGCCTGGCCGCGCAGCCGCTGGCGACCCGTGGCGGCGTCCGGCGGGTGACCCTGTCCGCTGGCCTGGCCGTGCTGCCCGAGCAAGGCCTGGAGCTGGACCCGCTGCTGGGGGCCGCGGACCTTGCGCTGTACCGGGCCAAGGCGGCCGGGCGCAACCGGGTGTGCGTCTCGCCGGCGCGTGCCCCCACCTATCCAGGCGCTGAGGCGCCGCAGCCGATAAAGGGGTAAACTGCGCGGGTTTTTTATTCCTTCCCGGAGCCGTCCATGTCCCGCGTTACCCTGAGCCGCTATCTGATCGAGCAGACCCGCAGTCACAACACCCCCGCCGATCTGCGTTTCCTTATCGAGGTGGTGGCGCGGGCCTGCAAGGCGATCAGCCATCAGGTGTCCAAGGGTGCCCTGGGCGGTGTGCTCGGCAGCATGGAAACCGAGAACGTGCAGGGCGAGGTGCAGAAGAAGCTCGACGTGCTGTCCAACGAGATCCTCCTGGAGGCCAACGAGTGGGGCGGTCACCTGGCCGGCATGGCCTCCGAGGAGATGGACAAGGCCTACCAGATTCCCGGCCACTATCCCAAGGGCGCCTACCTGCTGGTGTTCGACCCGCTGGACGGCTCGTCGAACATCGACGTCAACGTCTCGGTCGGCACCATCTTCTCGGTGCTGCGTTGCCCTGAGCGCAACGGCGAGGAGGGCGACCTGGGCGAGGAGGCCTTCCTCCAGCCGGGCACCCAGCAGGTGGCCGCCGGCTACGCCATCTACGGCCCGCAGACCATGCTGCTGCTGACCCTGGGCAACGGCGTCAAGGGCTTCACCCTGGACCGCGAGCTGGGCAGCTTCGTGCTGACCCACGACAACATCAAGGTGCCGGAAACCACCAAGGAATTCGCCATCAACATGTCCAACCAGCGCCACTGGGAGGCGCCGGTGCAGCGCTACGTGTCCGAGCTGCTGGCCGGCGAGACCGGACCGCTGGAGAAGAACTACAACATGCGCTGGATCGCCTCGATGGTCGCCGACGTGCACCGCATTCTCACCCGCGGCGGCATCTTCATGTACCCGCGCGACGGCCGCGATCCTTCGATGCCCGGCAAGCTGCGCCTGATGTACGAGGCCAACCCGATGTCCTTCATCATCGAGCAGGCCGGCGGCGCCGCCACCAACGGCACCCAGCGCATCCTCGACATCCAGCCGACCTCGCTGCACCAGCGGGTGGCGGTGTTCCTCGGCTCCAAGCAGGAAGTCGAGCGGGTTACCGCCTACCATCAGGAGTGAGCCCACGGGAGGAGCGGCGATGAGTGCGCCCTGGCAAGCCTTGCTCGACTGGTGGTTCGGCCCGCAGGCGTCGGCGGCCGAGGTGGCGGCGAGCCGTTCCGGGTTGTGGTTCGGCAAGCGCGACAGCCAGGATGCCGAGGCCCGTGAGCGCTTCGGCGCCCTGGTCGAGCAGGCCCTGACCGGCGGCCTGGGCGACTGGGCCGAGGAACCCAGGGGCTGGCTGGCTCTGATCCTGCTGCTCGACCAGCTGCCGCGGATGATCCATCGCGACAGCCCCCGGGCCTTCGCCGGCGATGCCCGGGCCCGCGAGCTGGTGTTCGCCGGCCTGGACGGCGAGCACGAGGCGGCCCTGGCGCCGATCCAGCGGGTGTTCGTCTACCTGGTGCTGGAGCATGCCGAGGACCTGCTGCTGCAGGACGAGGCGCTGCGGCGCTTCACCCGTCTACTGGATGCGGCGCCCGCCGCCGAGCGTAAGCAGTTCGCCGACTACCTGGACTACGCCGAGCGTCACCAGCGCATCATCGCCCGCTTCGGTCGTTTCCCTCATCGCAACGCCATTCTCGGCCGGCCCTCGAGCGAGGAGGAACTGCGCTTCCTCGAGGAACCCGGCTCGCGCTTCTGACGTCCAACCGAGTCTATCCCGGGGCCGGCTGCCGGCCCGCTCACCTTTTTGCGGAGTACCTGCATGTCGTTTCGCCCCCTCGCCCTGATCGCCCTCTGCGTGTTGCTGGCCGCCTGCAACAAGGTCAACCAGGCCAACTATTCGAAGCTGCAGGCCGGCATGAGCAAGACCGAGGTCGAGCAGCTGCTCGGCGCGCCCAGCGAGTGCGCCGGCGCCCTGGGCATCACCAGCTGCACCTGGGGCGACGAGCAGAGCATGATCAGCGTGCAGTTCGCCGGCGACCAGGTGCTGATGTTCTCCGGCAAGGGGCTCAAGTAAGGAGGAGCGCATGCGTGGCGTGTCGAGTCTGCTGATCCTGGCGCTGCTGGCCGGCTGCGCCGCCTCGGATTCCGGCGCGGGGGCCGGGGCACCGCCGCAAACCGTCGAGCGGGTCGACCTGCAGCGTTACCAGGGCACCTGGTACGAACTGGCGCGGCTGCCGATGTTCTTCCAGCGCAACTGTGCCCAGTCCGAGGCGCACTATGGGTTGCAGGACGACGGCAGCCTGAAGGTGGTCAACCGCTGCCGCACTCACGAGGGCGAGTGGCAACAGGTCGAGGGCCGCGCCGTCGCCCAGGTGGCGGGGCGGACCGACAGGCTCTGGGTGCAGTTCGACAACTGGTTCAGCCGCCTGCTGCCTGGCCTGACCCGCGGCGAATACTGGGTGCTGTACCTGGATGCCGACTACCGGAGCGCCCTGGTCGGCCACCCCGATCGCGACTACCTGTGGCTGCTGACGCGCACGCCGCAGGTCGCCCCGGCGGTGCGCGACAAGCTGCTGGAGGTCGCGCGCGAGCAGGGCTACGCCACCGAGCGACTGATCTGGCGCACCCCCGACAGTCGGCCCGCCCCCTAGTCGAGCAGCTCGCCCAGCACCCGGGCGAAGGCCCGTTTGGTTTCCTGCTCGGCGGCGTGGCGGCCATCGCGCACGACCCAGCGTCCGGCCACCATCACATCGCGGATCTGCCGGTCGCCGCCGGCGAACAGCCAGCGGTTGAGGATGGCGTCGTCCTGGGCGCTGGCGATATAGGGGTCGTCGCCGTCCAGCACCAGCCAGTCGGCACGCTTACCCACCGCCAGGGCGCCGACCGGCTGCCCCAGGGCCTGGGCGCCGCCGACCAGGGCGGCGTCGAACAGGGTGCGACCGACCATCGGCTGGTCGCCCCGATGCAGGCGGTTGCGCTTCTGGTCGCGCAGGCGCTGGCCGTACTCCAGCCAGCGCAGCTCCTCGACCAGGCTGACCGAGACGTGGCTGTCCGAGCCGATGCCCAGGCGCCCACCCTGGGCCAGGTAGTCCACGGCCGGGAAGAGGCCGTCGCCGAGGTTGGCCTCGGTGGTCAGGCACAGGCCGGCCACCGCGCCGCTGGCGGCCATGGCGGCGACCTCGTCGGCCTCGGCGTGGGTGGCATGCACCAGACACCAGCGACTGTCCACCGGGGCATTGTCGAACAGCCACTGCAGGGGGCGGCGGCCGCTCCAGGCCAGGCAGTCCTCGACTTCCTTGCGCTGTTCGGCGATATGAATATGGATGGGGCGCTCGCCGCTGTCGGCGGCGAGAACCGTCTGCAGCTGCTCGGGGGTGACCGCGCGCAGCGAGTGGAAGCACAGGCCCAGGCGCTGCAGCGCCTTGCCCTGCAGCGCCGACTGCAGGCGTCGCTGCAGCTCGAGGTAGCTGTCGGTGCTGTGGATGAAACGGCGCTGGCCGGGGCTCGCCGGCTGGCCGCCGAAGCCCGAGTGGCTGTACAGCACCGGCAGCAGGGTCAGGCCGATGCCGGCGTCCGTGGCCGCCTGGCTGACGCGCAGGGCCAGCTCGGCCGGGTCGGCATAGGCCTGGCCGTCCACCCCGTGATGCACATAGTGGAACTCGGCGACGCTGGTGTAGCCGGCCTTGAGCATCTCGATATACAGCTGGCGAGCGATGACCTCGACTTGTTCGGGGCTGAGCCGGCCGACCAATCGATACATCAGCTCGCGCCAGGTCCAGAAGCTGTCGTTGGGGTCGCCGGCGACTTCCGCCAGGCCGGCCATGGCGCGTTGGAAGGCGTGCGAATGCAGGTTGGGCATGCCCGGCAGCAGGGGGCCGCGCAGGCGCTCGGCGCCGTCGGCGGACGCCCCGACCTCGATGCGTTCCAGTTCGCCCTGGGCGTCGACATGCAGGCGCACGTTCTTCGCCCAGCCTTCGGGCAGCAATGCGCATGAAGCGTGGTATGCAGGCATAATGCTCGACCTAGATGCTCGTATTTGGTTGTATATACATATACAGGTGTTTAGGGCGGGCGTAAACTGCCGAACCCGGCCGACAAGGAGGCACCCCATGACGAAACCATTCTCGAAGCCGTCTGTTCTGGCTGGCCAGCTCGGCGAGGGCCCGGCGCCACTGTACGCCCAGGTCAAGCAGATGATCGTTCAGCAGATCCACAGCGGCGCCTGGCCCGCGCACCATCGGGTGCCCTCGGAGAGCGAGCTGGTGGAGGCGCTGGGCTTCAGCCGCATGACCATCAACCGCGCCCTGCGCGAGCTGACCAGCGAGGGCTTGCTGGTGCGCATGCAGGGGGTCGGCACCTTCGTCGCCGAGCCCAAGGGGCGCTCCGCGCTGTTCGCGGTGAACAACATCGCCGACGAGATCGCCGCCCGTGGCCACCGCCACCGCAGCAAGCTGATTCGTCTGGGGGAGGAGCTGGCCAACCCGGAGCGGGCCCTGGCCCTGGACCTGCGCGAGGGCCAGCGGGTGTTCCACTCGCTGATCGTGCACTACGAGAACGATGTGCCGGTGCAGCTCGAAGATCGCTACGTCAACGCGGCGGTGGCACCGGACTACCTGCAGCAGGACTTCGTCCGGCAGACGCCCTACGCCTACCTGTCGCGGGTCGCACCGCTGACGGAGGGCGAGCACGTGGTCGAGGCGATTCTCGCCGAGCCGGAGGAGTGCCGGCTGCTGCAGATCGAGCGGGGCGAACCCTGCCTGCTGATCCGCCGGCGCACCTGGTCGGGGCCGCGCACCGTGACCTTCGCGCGGCTGCTGCACCCGGGTTCGCGCCATCGCCTGGAAGGACGCTTCGGCTCATGACCCGTCTGCATCTGCACCGGGCCGCCGACTATCCGCGCATGCCCTGGAAGAACGGCGCGGGCAGCACCCTGGAGATCGCCCGGGACCGGGGCGAAGGCCTGGACGGTTTCGGCTGGCGCCTGTCGATCGCCGACATCGGCGAGTCGGGCGGCTTCTCCAGCTTCTCCGGCTACCAGCGGGTGATCACCGTGCTGGAAGGCGAGGGCATGCGCCTGCGGGTCGATGACGTGCCCTCGCGGCCGCTGCTGCCGCTGGACCCCTTCGCCTTCGCCGGCGACAGTCGGGTGGAATGCCAGCTGCTGGGCGGCGCCATTCGCGACTTCAACCTGATCTATGCACCCCGGCGCTACGCCGCCCGCCTGCAATGGCTGGGGCTGGAACGGCCGCAGCGGCTGTTCGCTTGCGCGCCGACCCTGTTGCTGTTCGCGGCGGGCGAGGCGCTGCGGGTGCGCGTGGCGGGGGCGGATGGCGCCACCCTGGGGCGCTACGACTGCCTGCAGATCGAACATGACCAGGACCTGTTGGAGCTGGAGCTAGAGGCGGACAGTCCCGGGGCTTGCTGCCTTATCGAGCTGAGTCCAGGGGCCTAGGCGTCTCGCATCGCTCGTCATCGGCGGCTCCCGGCGTGGCGCCGATCAGGCCGACGCGCTCGTCCGTCCGGCGCAAGGTCCTGATCTCGAAGGATTAAGCTCAGTCAAAGAGGCCCGCTCGGGGAACCGAGCGCCGGGAGGGTTCGGTGAGGCGGCGCGAGTCTATTGGGCTATGCTTGATTATGGTTGTATAGACATGTTTATATTATCGCCATGCCCAGCCACAGCACTCCCGCATGAGACAGGCTGACGGCGATCTTTTACCGGAGGATTCCTTGTGAGCACGTCCAGTCGTTTCCGCGATACCGAAATCCGCGCCCCGCGCGGCAGCCAGTTGAACGCCAAGAGCTGGCTGACCGAGGCGCCGCTGCGCATGCTGATGAACAACCTCGACCCCGAGGTCGCGGAGAACCCCAAGGAGCTGGTGGTGTACGGTGGCATCGGCCGCGCCGCGCGCAACTGGGAGTGCTTCGACGCGATAGTCGAGTCGCTCAAGCAGCTGGGCGACGACGAGACCCTGCTGGTGCAGTCGGGCAAGCCGGTCGGCGTGTTCAAGACCCACAGCAATGCGCCGCGCGTGCTGATCGCCAACTCCAACCTGGTGCCGCACTGGGCCACCTGGGAGCACTTCAACGAACTGGACGCCAAGGGCCTGGCCATGTACGGCCAGATGACCGCCGGCTCCTGGATCTACATCGGCAGCCAGGGCATCGTCCAGGGCACCTACGAGACCTTCGTCGAGGCCGGTCGCCAGCACTACAACGGCGACCTCAAGGGCAAGTGGGTGCTTACCGCCGGCCTCGGCGGCATGGGCGGCGCCCAGCCCCTGGCCGCCACCCTGGCCGGTGCCTGCTCGCTGAACATCGAGTGCCAGCAGAGTCGTATCGATTTCCGCCTGAAGACCCGCTACGTCGACGAGCAGGCCAAGGACCTCGACGACGCCCTGGCCCGCATCGAGAAGTACTGCGCCGAGGGCAAGGCGATCTCCATCGCCCTGCACGGCAACGCCGCCGAGATTCTGCCGGAACTGGTCAAGCGCGGCGTGCGCCCGGACCTGGTCACCGACCAGACCAGCGCCCACGACCCGCTCAACGGCTACCTGCCGATCGGCTGGACCTGGGAGCAGTACCGCGACCGCGCGCAGAGCGAGCCGGCGGCGGTGGTCAAGGCCGCCAAGCAGTCCATGGCCGTGCACGTGCAGGCCATGCTCGACTTCCAGAAGCAGGGCGTGCCGACCTTCGACTACGGCAACAACATCCGCCAGATGGCCCTGGAGGAGGGCGTCGAGCACGCCTTCGACTTCCCCGGCTTCGTCCCGGCCTATATCCGCCCGCTGTTCTGCCGCGGCGTCGGCCCGTTCCGCTGGGCGGCGCTGTCCGGCGACCCGCAGGACATCTACAAGACCGACGCCAAGGTCAAGGAACTGATCCCCGACGACGAGCACCTGCACCGCTGGCTGGACATGGCCCGCGAGCGCATCAGCTTCCAGGGCCTGCCGGCGCGTATCTGCTGGGTCGGCCTGGGGCTGCGCGCCAAGCTCGGCCTGGCCTTCAACGAAATGGTCCGCAGCGGCGAACTGAGCGCCCCGGTGGTGATCGGCCGCGACCATCTGGATTCCGGTTCGGTGGCCAGCCCCAACCGCGAGACCGAGGCCATGCAGGACGGCTCCGACGCCGTGTCCGACTGGCCGCTGCTCAACGCCCTGCTGAATACCGCCAGCGGCGCCACCTGGGTCTCGCTGCACCATGGCGGCGGCGTCGGCATGGGCTTCTCCCAGCACTCCGGGGTGGTGATCGTCTGCGACGGCAGCGACGAGGCCGCCGCGCGCATTGCCCGGGTGCTGCACAACGATCCGGCCACCGGGGTGATGCGTCACGCCGATGCCGGTTACCAGATCGCCATCGACTGCGCCCATGAGCAGGGCCTCAACCTGCCGATGATCACCTCGGGCAAAGGAGCCTGAACATGAGCACCCTGAATATCGTTCCCGGCCAGCTGACCCTGGCCCAACTGCGCCAGGTCCACCAGGGGCCGGTGCACCTGAGCCTGGACGCCAGCGCCGCCGAGGCCATCGACGCCAGCGTCGCCTGCGTCGAGCAGGTGCTGGCCGACAAGCGCACTGTCTACGGCATCAACACCGGCTTCGGCCTGCTGGCCCAGACCCGCATCGCCAGCGAGGACCTGGAGAACCTGCAGCGCTCCCTGGTGCTGAGCCATGCCGCCGGCGTCGGCCGGCCGCTGGACGACGACCTGGTGCGGCTGATCATGGTGCTCAAGGTCAACAGCCTGGCCCGTGGCTTCTCCGGCATTCGTCGCCAGGTGATCGACGCGCTGATCGCCCTGGTCAACGCCGAGGTCTACCCGCATATCCCGCTCAAGGGCTCGGTGGGTGCCTCCGGTGACCTGGCGCCCCTGGCGCACATGTCCCTGGTACTGCTCGGCGAGGGCAAGGCGCGCCATCGCGGCCAGTGGCTGACGGCCGTCGAGGCCCTGGCCGTGGCCGGCCTGGAGCCGCTGACTCTGGCGGCCAAGGAGGGCCTGGCCCTGCTCAACGGTACCCAGGCCTCCACCGCCTATGCCCTGCGCGGCCTGTTCGCCGCCGAGGACCTGTTCGCCGGGGCGCTGGTGTGCGGCGGCCTCAGCGTCGAGGCCATGCTCGGCTCGCGCTCGCCCTTCGATGCGCGCATCCATGCCGCCCGTGGTCAGCGCGGGCAGATCGACGCGGCCGCGGCCTACCGCGACCTGCTCACGCCGAGCAGCGAGATCGCCCAGTCCCACGAGCAGTGCGACCGGGTCCAGGACCCTTACTCCCTGCGCTGCCAGCCTCAGGTCATGGGCGCCTGCCTGACCCAGCTGCGCCAGGCCGCCGAGGTGCTGGCGGTGGAGGCCAACGCGGTGTCGGACAACCCGCTGGTGTTCGCCGCGGAAGGCGACATCATCTCCGGCGGCAACTTCCACGCCGAGCCGGTGGCCATGGCCGCCGACAACCTGGCCCTGGCCATCGCCGAGATCGGCTCGCTGTCCGAGCGGCGCATCTCGCTGATGATGGACAAGCACATGTCGCAGCTGCCGCCCTTCCTGGTGGCCAACGGCGGGGTCAACTCCGGCTTCATGATCGCCCAGGTCACCGCGGCGGCCTTGGCCAGCGAGAACAAGGCCCTGGCCCATCCGCACAGCGTGGACAGCCTGCC contains the following coding sequences:
- a CDS encoding DUF3999 domain-containing protein, whose amino-acid sequence is MRQDRGRAWLLLCGLLCGFAGQATERPADYAWQLPLSLTGEGPWYRLELPMAAHLAARHADLRDLRVFNGEGEALAYALVRSPAQETLHEHEVRWFALYDEAEDLADSPGLRVRRSASGTLIELLETQLVAQPAALRGWLLDASAVEQPLARLRLDWSSEQEGFQHFRIEASDDLRTWRPWGQGQLARLSFADERIEQRQVELPGRRARYLRLLWQSPRQAPQLTAARLFSRPRDSLSLPLVWSEPLPAQRAAGGAYQWQLPLALPLERIRIELGPDNSLAPVRVSGRGGGQGRWRPLGSGLLYRVTEPGGELRQDELALAGAAVQQLRLEVDERGGGLGGAPYLRLGLRATVLVFLQRGSPPYRLVLGNPDAASAALSPHSLIPGFSPERLERLDTAELEPGAALQATAPEGGAPAWRRWGLWALLLLGVGLLALMAVSLLRRTRTPESGA
- a CDS encoding class 1 fructose-bisphosphatase, with protein sequence MSRVTLSRYLIEQTRSHNTPADLRFLIEVVARACKAISHQVSKGALGGVLGSMETENVQGEVQKKLDVLSNEILLEANEWGGHLAGMASEEMDKAYQIPGHYPKGAYLLVFDPLDGSSNIDVNVSVGTIFSVLRCPERNGEEGDLGEEAFLQPGTQQVAAGYAIYGPQTMLLLTLGNGVKGFTLDRELGSFVLTHDNIKVPETTKEFAINMSNQRHWEAPVQRYVSELLAGETGPLEKNYNMRWIASMVADVHRILTRGGIFMYPRDGRDPSMPGKLRLMYEANPMSFIIEQAGGAATNGTQRILDIQPTSLHQRVAVFLGSKQEVERVTAYHQE
- a CDS encoding lipocalin family protein, giving the protein MRGVSSLLILALLAGCAASDSGAGAGAPPQTVERVDLQRYQGTWYELARLPMFFQRNCAQSEAHYGLQDDGSLKVVNRCRTHEGEWQQVEGRAVAQVAGRTDRLWVQFDNWFSRLLPGLTRGEYWVLYLDADYRSALVGHPDRDYLWLLTRTPQVAPAVRDKLLEVAREQGYATERLIWRTPDSRPAP
- the bamE gene encoding outer membrane protein assembly factor BamE domain-containing protein, which produces MSFRPLALIALCVLLAACNKVNQANYSKLQAGMSKTEVEQLLGAPSECAGALGITSCTWGDEQSMISVQFAGDQVLMFSGKGLK
- a CDS encoding histidine kinase N-terminal 7TM domain-containing diguanylate cyclase, with the translated sequence MNGQLTAAWLLSGPVLFTALLCCGVLLLAHWLLRQRSFPGRESFIVLHVASLWWLLAAGLEMAVQDADSKVFWASMAWPGIVLTPTFWAVFLWQYVNSVRRPLPRRAVLALTLVPGLIWAMALSNPWHGLFYGAGTAPLSAQAGAPIRYQHGPLFYLAAAYVYLFMAFCMGVVIRAAALSKGVYRRHYLAFVLVTALPWLANLGYVGFGWMLFGFDPTPFTFTFTLVAFAWLIIGVRLFDLLPVARHLLLEALLDPVLVVDPHRRVVEANPAALKLAGLGEGWQGRRLLDWPVFGAELQCLLVEQGGEQENRLLTLSDPARYFEVRVRTIERVTHSGTFDIGRMLYLRDVTQRHLGELELAEALALSEERLRTISSLHEQLQAQALRDPLTGLYNRRYLDEFFARELARARRDGTPLALALIDLDHFKQLNDAYGHLEGDDVLKAVAQYLCSNTRGSDAVFRFGGEEFLLILPGADVQEARQRLEGLCQGLAAQPLATRGGVRRVTLSAGLAVLPEQGLELDPLLGAADLALYRAKAAGRNRVCVSPARAPTYPGAEAPQPIKG
- the hutC gene encoding histidine utilization repressor codes for the protein MTKPFSKPSVLAGQLGEGPAPLYAQVKQMIVQQIHSGAWPAHHRVPSESELVEALGFSRMTINRALRELTSEGLLVRMQGVGTFVAEPKGRSALFAVNNIADEIAARGHRHRSKLIRLGEELANPERALALDLREGQRVFHSLIVHYENDVPVQLEDRYVNAAVAPDYLQQDFVRQTPYAYLSRVAPLTEGEHVVEAILAEPEECRLLQIERGEPCLLIRRRTWSGPRTVTFARLLHPGSRHRLEGRFGS
- a CDS encoding DUF924 family protein, which codes for MSAPWQALLDWWFGPQASAAEVAASRSGLWFGKRDSQDAEARERFGALVEQALTGGLGDWAEEPRGWLALILLLDQLPRMIHRDSPRAFAGDARARELVFAGLDGEHEAALAPIQRVFVYLVLEHAEDLLLQDEALRRFTRLLDAAPAAERKQFADYLDYAERHQRIIARFGRFPHRNAILGRPSSEEELRFLEEPGSRF
- a CDS encoding formimidoylglutamate deiminase, which gives rise to MPAYHASCALLPEGWAKNVRLHVDAQGELERIEVGASADGAERLRGPLLPGMPNLHSHAFQRAMAGLAEVAGDPNDSFWTWRELMYRLVGRLSPEQVEVIARQLYIEMLKAGYTSVAEFHYVHHGVDGQAYADPAELALRVSQAATDAGIGLTLLPVLYSHSGFGGQPASPGQRRFIHSTDSYLELQRRLQSALQGKALQRLGLCFHSLRAVTPEQLQTVLAADSGERPIHIHIAEQRKEVEDCLAWSGRRPLQWLFDNAPVDSRWCLVHATHAEADEVAAMAASGAVAGLCLTTEANLGDGLFPAVDYLAQGGRLGIGSDSHVSVSLVEELRWLEYGQRLRDQKRNRLHRGDQPMVGRTLFDAALVGGAQALGQPVGALAVGKRADWLVLDGDDPYIASAQDDAILNRWLFAGGDRQIRDVMVAGRWVVRDGRHAAEQETKRAFARVLGELLD